A window of Purpureocillium takamizusanense chromosome 13, complete sequence genomic DNA:
GGACGCAACATCAATGAGCCGTCTCGCCACTATTGTTCGGCCCTTGGAATCGTGCCTGCGTACCGCCTTCTCACTCTACGCCGAGGTGCTCGTCACTGTGCTTACAACAAGCACCTTTCATGCGGTCCTGTCGCCCTTTGTCGGTCCCCGACTTCACCCACTTGCGACCCTGTGGCTCAACAAATATGGCGCTTACATGCGCAGCATCATCCTCGAGGTGGACATGTCACACCTTGGGCTCGGCCCCGTAGGCGCCCAGCTGGGCCCCTGCCTAAATGCCCTGGGCTCACTTCTTCACGACTTTGGCGTCGCGCAGATGCAGCGCGATGAAGGCCACCCCCTGGAAAGCTTGGTGCTGATGTGCCGCCGCTTTTACGGCAAGAGACCAGGCGGCACGGGCCCGGCCACAGTGGCAAGCGATGTCAGTCCTCCTGCTGCCGTTAGTGCGGATGCAAAGCCAAGAGCGAGTAGCCTGAGCAGCCATTCATCGAGCAAGGCGACATCACCAACAAAGGAGAGGCGCCGTCCGGCCAAGGTAGACGACCATCAAAGCCAGCCGCACCAGGACGATTCCGTCACGACCATTGATTGGCATGCCGTTAACGCCACGAGGAAAGCCGGCCTGGCGAAGACGTCTCCGCAGGCAATCATCACCTCTAGTACCTCAAGCCAAGCAAAGGCCAGCACGAGCGCGGTGCCCAAAATGGCCAACAGCCAGCCCGTGCCTCTTGCGcgcggcagcgcccgccAGTCGGAACCGCCACTGGACACAACAAGCTACTGTCCAGATGCGTACCTCTCCGTGTGCAACCACCTAGCGCGCCTACGAGGGCGGCTCGAGTCccttcgcctcgtcggcttcggAGAGCAATACTCACACCAACTCCTCGCCACCATCTTCCCCGGAATCCGTGAGACGCGCATCCATGAGCACTCGTACCGCATCGccccctcgacggcctggcccCTGCTCCCGGGTCAGGCCGCATATCTGGACGCcggccacgggcgcggcatcgtcctcgtcactAAGGGTGGCGGTACGGGACCCCTGAACCTCAAGGTCAAGGGTCTTCCGCAGGGACccgtgatgccgccgccaccggttGTCGTCCGCGCTGTGCCGTCGCTTCATGCCCATTCGGGGGGCGTGGAGAGCTTCGGCAAAAGCGAACGGCCCGCCATGCCGACTCCTTCAGAGCCGGTGATTGAAGAACATCAATCCGAGCCCATGCGTGCAACTCCATCAGGCACGGACACTCGAGAAGTCGCACCTCGCTgtgccgccaccgacgcgaTTTCAGACCACCTCACAACACCCAAGCCAAAGAACGAGAGAGATACGCCTCGACCGTCAGGCATCGTCGACACCACCGGAAATACAGTCAAGCCGgagcagcacgtcgtcgttgcgTCTCCTACCCACCGCGACAGCCCTCTGGTGgagtcgccgacggcctATAAGACAGAGCCGCAGCTTAGCGTCCGATCCTTGGCCCGCAAGGGCAGCGTTACGAGAAGTGTCACCGGCAGCGACACGTCGAGCCGCGGCACCGTGTCCCCCTCGACCGGAGGCAAGGGGTCCCGCCGATCCCCCAAGTACAAGAACGAGGATAGGAAGCGCgccaagaagcgcgccgAGTCAAGGAACGCCGAGTAGAGGCCATCATAGATGATCTGCCGGTACTTTGTACCTGGCGGCTGATTGCTCGTTTATTTTGCTTTTTGCCGATCTCTAATCGCTACTGTTTTCGGGTTTAATTTCTACACAGTCGGGCCGACGGCTGTACGATGGACAGTGAGTGGGAACAAGGACGCGCAAGGCCGAAGTGAAAAGACACTGTGAGCCTCTCTATGTAATTATAGAGTCAAGTCTATCGCTGATATGCCGCTGTAATGCGTATCCAATGATACGATGCAAATGTGTCCAACCATGTCGGGTTTTCCAGCGCACTTCTATCCCATTTTCAACAAACGCACGCCTCCGTTCCATGCCCAAGGACGCAAATCAGTCAACGAGCTGTCTATGGTTACCATCATCTCCCGGCCGTGGTGCATTAGTCGTTACGCTGCAAAGACTGCAAATAGTGTTAGTGCTCGTTGCCACATAGGTAGATCTCTAGGGCATGTCTTGCACTCACAATGGCGAACTTGCTGCGCGCGCGGATCCTCTCACCCCAAAAGACGAGCACCCACGGAATGACGGTCAGGAcggtggcgatgccgccgagaaggccgcccgccccgcgcaGCCCAAGTTTGGTGAACATGGCGCTCGTCACCAGGGGGAAAGCGCCTCCTAGGACGTTGCGGCAGAAACTCTGAGCGGCAAGGGCCGACGAAGCGTAGATGTGGTACGTGTCGGCCAGGTAATTGAAGGTGGCGAGATAGATCGAGTAGATGCCCCAGGTGGCGAAGCCCAGCCCGACGGCCTCAGCATAGCCGTCCATGTAGCGAGGGCAGAGAAAGCCGCCGAACAGTCCCGCAGGAAGCATCAAGGCGGTGATGCAAGTAAAATACAAccgcgcctcgggcgcctCGGCAGGAAATCTTTGGCGCATGAAAGCCCAGAAACGCGAGTCCGAGTAGCGAAACGACGCATGCTCCGGGTACGTGCGCCACTGCGGGTGTTTAAGCAGGTGCTCCTGGACGATGCtgacggccgtggcgacggcggcggcaaccatCATGGAGACGAAGACGCGACTCGAGCGGTCGAGGTCCGTCTTGTAGAGGAAAGGGACAACGGAGAAGGACAAGTACAGAACACCCCATGCGAAGGCAGCCCAAAGAGAAAACCAAAATACGACGGGCTCCGCCAGGAGCAGGTAAAAGGGGCGACGAACGGAAAGAGATATGAGCTGGGGAAGCGCCGGCCGTTCTTCGTCTGCGCGAACCACCCATCGCATAcgcagcagccggccgcTCGCCGAGAGACTCTCGTCGCTGCTTAAATCTTTGACTTCAGGCGGGAGGGTGctcacgtcggcggccgaggcctggatgctgcagcgcgcagaggcggcgacgaccatTTCGGAGGGCTGGGTGATCCACAAGCCATAGACGCCGTGGCGCTCCAGCTTCTCGTACCAGGAGTTGAggaccttggccttgcgtgACAGAAGAACCGAGGCTCTGCTCTCACTACCAAACAAGAcaatggcgaggacgagggcggcgtccaCGATGACCTGGTGCCAGAAAGTCCACTTCCAAGCGAGCGTAGGgtcggcaacgtcgtcgatgagggcggTGGAAACCAGGGGTccggcgccggtggcggcaaggacggcgccgctgaaGAGAGCCATGGGCGTGTTGCGCTCCTCCTTGTCCCACAAGTCGGCGATGAGTCCGCCAACGACGGAACTGAAGACggaggcgccgacgccgacgaggaagcgTGCGATGAGCATGCCAGCAATATGTGGCATGACAGAACATACCGCCTGAAAGACGACAAAGATGACGCCGGCAACAACGAAGACGGGATAGCGGCCCCAGATCTCGGAGATGGGGGCTAGTGCCATGGGGGCTGAAGCGAAGCCAAGACAGAAGATGGTgatgccgacgagcacggcgatGCGAGTGGTGCCAAGGTCGTGGGCCATGATGTCGGCAGGCGGAGAGTAGGCACCGGCCGTGTAGGCGGTCATGAAGGTGACGGtgcaggccaggccaaggaggagatTCTTGCGCGCTGGGCCCCATTGCAAGGGTGATATGTATGGGCGGAGGTCCGGGCAAGACGGgaggtcgtcgcggccgtcacCGAACTGAGGGTCACGGCCCATGCCATGGTGTTGAGGAGGGACCGTAGGCAGAGGCGAGTCGAAGTCGAGATAGAAGTAGACGATGGGCGAGTCGGCGCCCAAAGTTGTTGTTTCAAGCGGCTTGCGCTTTTCGTGCTGATGATCTGGGTCTCGAGGCGAAAGGGTAACGCCGTTGGTGACATGGAGACGGGCTTGAGGATCCGAGTCCGGTTGCAGACCAGGCGCATCATGGTGCGCCCGCTGCGTTCGTGTCATCGCACAGTCTTCATCTAGGTCTGTCTCGATGGTGCAGATGGGAGAcacgacgaagaggaggcgAACAGCTCGGCATCAGGCCTgggcgggagagagagccaACCGGCGCAGCAAGGAGCGTTGCGAGGGTGTGCACAGCCGAACCGGAGGTCACCCACACCAACAAGAAGAGATGCAGCGACCATGGGTGGGTTTTGGAGAGGGCACAAACGAGGCGGGCCGTCGTGCCGGAAATAAGCATCTTGGGTCTGGACTTGCCCGAAGTGCGTGCCgtgcccatccatgccatgccatggatGTCATGAGCCAACCTGGAGAGCCCCGCGCGCCGGCTGGGGGTGACGTGGGGAACGGGCgtggggatggatggatgatgatggatcaTGGGcgggggtggcgggcggccgaggttgttggcgggcgacgatTGAAATGTTTTTTCTTGTTGGTTCGCTCCCTCGTTCTCATCCTTGCTCCAACGAGTCTGAGGAGGAACAAGTCTGAGGAAGAATCCCACGGGGCCGGCCAACACGTGGCAAGCAAGGGAGGCGAGACAGCACGCGCAGCAAACGAAGAGGACGCAGGGTGCaagagagggcggcggaggcctGCAGGCACAGGCGGTGGAAAGACTGCTTGGTTATGTTGCCCGCCAGTGAAGTGGTGTGGGTGAGACTCTCGAGAGGTTTCGCTCTGCCGGTCATCCGGGCCGTGAGACACAGGAACTATCATCCACGCACACCCATGCATGTGTGTCTAGCGGGAATAAGCTGGAAGCAGTTGTAGGaagcggccgcggctccGCAAAGTCGATTTATTTTAGCGGCGGCCGTGTGGAAACATGGGAAGAAGACGTAAAACGAGATCCGGATGCGACCTTTGGGATGTAGGTCtctccttttttttctcctctGCTCAGGGTCAGTCGACGCCTCCCTCCGGCTAGGCGTGGTTACTACTTAACTTTAGATACCTGTATGGTGGTCTATAATCTGCTAAGCAACGAAAGTACTTGAAGCTGTCGGTCAGTCGTACCTTCCGCTACCTACTcgtgcctgccttgccttgcctgccacTGGAGATGGGTTGTGCCTGCCTTTTCAGGTCAGCTTGCCCAACCTGTCAGACCGGACCGGAGGATCCCGCCAGGCCCCTGCCAAGCTGCGTTATtcccggccacggcggtgTGGGACGGACGCTGAAAGGCCTAACTAGTTAATAAGCCGAACCCAGCAGGAACATCCATGAGGTGGAGCCCTAGTTATCCGGTCCGTCTGGTGCGACAGCTGCCGGCGCAAACCATGATCCGACATCCAAGCCGCACCCCGTTTCCGCACCACACAAATCGCATTGCatcacgacgccgccaataTAACCCCAAGACGCAAGCCACGATGCTGATCTTGAGAGATATATCCTCAACGCCAACCAACGCTATCCTTTCGCAGGGCTGTGCAtgctcgcgcccgccagcagcccgctCACGCTCCTTATGAACGCCTTGTCGACACCATAATGGCCCTCAGCCGCGTGCCCGTTGCTCGTCCGGCCCCTTGCCACGCTAAGTCCCTGCCCTGGCCTtccctgcctgccggccTCTTGATCTGCATCGGCAACACACCGTGTCTCCTCACCCCGGCAGCTCAAACACCTCGCTGGCTGAGGCCACTTCGACGGGACGATGTCGCCAGCTAAGGGCAGGACTCACACTCGCACCCGCGCTCACACTCCCACTTCCACATCCGCTTCTACTAGCAGGACTTGTcggcagcccgccgacgccgtctcgcGATGAGACCGGTAGTTCCGTTGCCAGGTCCTGTCGCAACTCTAGCTCCACTGGACCGCTGTGATCCTGGTTGTCGTCCCGCTGGCCCTGATATCCCACGCCGTGCCCCGAGTTCGAGCGTGGAATCACCGATTCCTGGCGGCCCGTCGGCGTCCCATCCGCCTCGGCAATCGCAGTTGCTCCGTCCACCTCAGCGACCCCGCCTGGCGCCGGTGGTATCAGTCCCGGCTCCCGATCGTCCGCATTGCTGGCGGCATTAGCCCCTTCTTTTTGTTTCTGCCGGCGATATCTAAAGAGGAAGACAATGGCTAGCGCCAGAACGAAGGCAGCTAGCGCGCAGCCGACCGCGATGCCTGCGACGACCCCGGCCTCGATGCCTGCGCTCCCCGTGTCGCTCTCCGTGCGAGAAGTTGTTGCGGTTGCTCCAGAACCTGCAGTCGAGCCGTCTGTCGTGTTCGATAGCGTTACGGTCGCTGTCGGTACCCCCCCCTTTGTCGCCAGCACCGGCCCAGTCGTTCCGCCTGGTAGTGGCTGGCTCTGTCCCATGCCCTTGAGGTCCTCGCTTCGCCAGCGAACCTCAAAGGCAGGCGCAGAGATGACTGTCCCGCTAGACTCCAGGGTCGCGAACCGCTGGTCCTTGTCCTCGCGGTTGCACTTGTACCCTCTGTGGTGTGGTTAGCTGTTAACTGACCGATAGTCCTACCTATGCCTTTGCGCCTGCATCCGCCTGGCTTCGACAACCAGTCAAGCAGCCCGCGCGGGGTGCATGAGACTTTTACTTACTCAGGGACGCACCGAACGGCCGTCTCTCCGACTCGCAGCGGCCACTCCTCCTGGGGCGGCCTCGTCTGCGGGCATAGCGGGTTGTAGCCGGCGAAGCACACTCCCGGTGAGTAGAAGCCTTGCCGCTCCCacaggtcgacgccgcccggcaTGCGGCACTTGTCAAAGTCGCTCGCGACGAtgggcgccgcgcacgccaTTGCCGCGTCCGTCATGGCCATGTACGGCACTTGTTTGGTTCCGCTTGACAGCGTTTGGATACCCACGGCCATGTCGGTCGTTTACGTATCGCTCGTGTTCTGCGTAGGGAATATGAAGCGCCTGTCTTGACAGGGAGCAGTCGTTGCGGTCCTCCTAGACTGTGGTGTTCGAAGCTGCATGCCAATACACGTAGCTTGGTTTGCCGTTGCGTCATGCCTGACATTCTGGACTGGACTGTTGACGCCGACGGTCGTGTAAGTCACAGGCAGTGATGCTGTTTGCCATATCGGCGGCGCACCTGGTACAAGGCCTCAAACACTTGGGACAATCGTCGGCCCTGGCCACAcagcccggccggccggccggttcACTGCATGTGGCCATTTCGCCCTCCATGGCGCGCTCGAGCACCGTAGAATTCGTATTCACATGCCTCGTACAATTCCCGAGATTGAGTCGCGGGTCGTCAGATGGCATCGGCATCAGAGCCAAACAACAGGCGCTCCTATAGCGCCCAGCCTACTCGTCTCTAGTCTAAGTCATTGCTCTATACACACGCCGTAGCCGCTCATCAGCTGTCTAGTCCACGTCATCGGGCCTCGTCTCTTCTATATGCGTTTTGCCTAGTGTCTCCCTCACCTCGCGCAGAGCGGCTTCCCCATCAGcggcgtcctcatcgtcgtccgacgatgcgccgccgttgggccccgcgacggcccgctCCGTCGCGCCCTGCCTGATggtgccgtcctcggcgacgtcttccTTGAGGTAGATGGTGAAGACGACAACGAGGTACACCTCGCCGGTGGACTTGTTGCGCAGCACATACCTGAGGTGGTGTGAGCGCCTGCAAGTgggagggagaagaagacgcaATGTTAAACGCAGTGTTCAATACCAAGAaaacgggggggggggtacACCGGGTCTTGGAGCAAGCGGCAGgtagcagcggcgccagcagaCCCGGCCGCAGGGGAGGAAAAGTATCAGGCACTCACCTcaggccctggccgtccCAGTACTTGATGATGGGCAGGTGGAAGCCCGGCAGGCGCAGCGCCAGGGTCCGAAAGTCGAGGTACGGGTTGAAGAAGTCGAAGCCGTAGGTGCGGCCGTACTCAAACACCCAGCGCTCCTTGCtcgcgtcgcgcagcgcccaCTTCATGCGCGCCTTGGCATCGTCGGGGGCGCcagccgcgcggcgcgcctcgagcccaccgtcgtgctcgtcgccgccctcatcgaaccacagcccgccgcgcgccttgTCGTAAAGGCCCGGACCGACGTGCAGGGCGTTGAAGGAGCTCAGCGCCGGGCCGTACAGGTAGGGGCGGTCGGCGtaggcgtcgccgtcgagacccGGGTCGATCCACCAGCGGACGATGCTCATGGCCGTGTTgaagcccggcggcagccggTCGCGGATCGGGCGATCAAAGTCGTTGCCGAACTGGAGGTCCATGCCGCTGATGCCGTTTGCTTGTCCCTGGttcgcgccgtcgtcgtcgtcgtcgccctcgcgaGAAGAGCTCTCGCCCGAGTCCTCTCCTGCGGCGaggcctcctccccgccgccgcgcattCTTGCCACCATcaacgtcgccgtcgtcgccaccgtcaGTCGTCACCGCCCCCACCGCTTTCTCGGGCCGCTTCGGGGTGAATCGAAAGGCGATGCTGTACTGGTCCTGGTTGTAGGCGTGCGGCTCTGCGTCAAagtacggcgacgaggcgggcgacccgCGCGGCAGGCCCTCGTAGTCGCGTATCCGCACGCAGAGCTCGatgtcggccgcggcgccggccacgcgGACGGGCTGCGGCCGGTTGACGGGGACCTCGACGTgcgtggcctcgtcgtaGGCGGGGCCGGCCGTGACGTGCAGGATGTACTTGTCCGCCATGTGTGGCTTGTTTTGCTTCTTTTTGCCGTTGCGCCGGGGTTTTGGTCAAGGTGGAAGAAAGAATGAGGGACCCCTACATATATGGCGGAAAGCTGATGGGATGACaatggacgaggaggagatgcgGGCCCTGACAGGAGGCCCGTCCCGGGACAGGGCGGTGGGGTGAGGGTCGTCGTTGTGTTGCAGGATGATGGAGATGATGCGGCTGTGATTTCATGTCCGTTTCAATGGCGTGGGAGAAGCTTTGACGTGTACTTGGCAATATCCCAACAAGTCAAGTCGGTTACCCTACACTTTTACCGCCCTTGAGACGGAATCCAATGTCGGGGTCGGTTGTGACGGCGCGATGCCAGGAACCTACTTGGCCGTCTTATGGATTTCTGCGCAATTGGCctgaggtgaggtggtgtGCCATGCCTCGGCCTTGAAAGTGAGtggctggtgatgatgcgtTGATGCAGGTACGTCATCGCAtccctcactcactcgctcactcacaccatacgaagtacacacacacacacgcaccaC
This region includes:
- a CDS encoding uncharacterized protein (EggNog:ENOG503P8I0~TransMembrane:1 (o192-215i)), with product MAVGIQTLSSGTKQVPYMAMTDAAMACAAPIVASDFDKCRMPGGVDLWERQGFYSPGVCFAGYNPLCPQTRPPQEEWPLRVGETAVRCVPEGYKCNREDKDQRFATLESSGTVISAPAFEVRWRSEDLKGMGQSQPLPGGTTGPVLATKGGVPTATVTLSNTTDGSTAGSGATATTSRTESDTGSAGIEAGVVAGIAVGCALAAFVLALAIVFLFRYRRQKQKEGANAASNADDREPGLIPPAPGGVAEVDGATAIAEADGTPTGRQESVIPRSNSGHGVGYQGQRDDNQDHSGPVELELRQDLATELPVSSRDGVGGLPTSPASRSGCGSGSVSAGASVSPALSWRHRPVEVASASEVFELPG
- a CDS encoding uncharacterized protein (COG:S~EggNog:ENOG503NTW3~TransMembrane:12 (i114-134o149-169i181-200o206-228i240-262o274-295i400-424o444-462i504-528o534-555i576-594o600-618i)) gives rise to the protein MTRTQRAHHDAPGLQPDSDPQARLHVTNGVTLSPRDPDHQHEKRKPLETTTLGADSPIVYFYLDFDSPLPTVPPQHHGMGRDPQFGDGRDDLPSCPDLRPYISPLQWGPARKNLLLGLACTVTFMTAYTAGAYSPPADIMAHDLGTTRIAVLVGITIFCLGFASAPMALAPISEIWGRYPVFVVAGVIFVVFQAVCSVMPHIAGMLIARFLVGVGASVFSSVVGGLIADLWDKEERNTPMALFSGAVLAATGAGPLVSTALIDDVADPTLAWKWTFWHQVIVDAALVLAIVLFGSESRASVLLSRKAKVLNSWYEKLERHGVYGLWITQPSEMVVAASARCSIQASAADVSTLPPEVKDLSSDESLSASGRLLRMRWVVRADEERPALPQLISLSVRRPFYLLLAEPVVFWFSLWAAFAWGVLYLSFSVVPFLYKTDLDRSSRVFVSMMVAAAVATAVSIVQEHLLKHPQWRTYPEHASFRYSDSRFWAFMRQRFPAEAPEARLYFTCITALMLPAGLFGGFLCPRYMDGYAEAVGLGFATWGIYSIYLATFNYLADTYHIYASSALAAQSFCRNVLGGAFPLVTSAMFTKLGLRGAGGLLGGIATVLTVIPWVLVFWGERIRARSKFAIVSARHALEIYLCGNEH
- a CDS encoding uncharacterized protein (EggNog:ENOG503P96P), whose protein sequence is MQDPKATLNSRRSSPNLNIVPPGHGDWELVERPDRSLSSDDSVMSGRIGRLRQRQAASTPITPADRTLPGMAAPGNFSPSHPGGGTVFPPWDRVVDMVYHTYRHEDQRRPGLRQPHAEFERCLARFWADHANTENTKRPSQTSALFARLPIDVRFRIWTHLVHMVRHGEQGATRGSSDKPVSLNHHPSFNSNVWDATSMSRLATIVRPLESCLRTAFSLYAEVLVTVLTTSTFHAVLSPFVGPRLHPLATLWLNKYGAYMRSIILEVDMSHLGLGPVGAQLGPCLNALGSLLHDFGVAQMQRDEGHPLESLVLMCRRFYGKRPGGTGPATVASDVSPPAAVSADAKPRASSLSSHSSSKATSPTKERRRPAKVDDHQSQPHQDDSVTTIDWHAVNATRKAGLAKTSPQAIITSSTSSQAKASTSAVPKMANSQPVPLARGSARQSEPPLDTTSYCPDAYLSVCNHLARLRGRLESLRLVGFGEQYSHQLLATIFPGIRETRIHEHSYRIAPSTAWPLLPGQAAYLDAGHGRGIVLVTKGGGTGPLNLKVKGLPQGPVMPPPPVVVRAVPSLHAHSGGVESFGKSERPAMPTPSEPVIEEHQSEPMRATPSGTDTREVAPRCAATDAISDHLTTPKPKNERDTPRPSGIVDTTGNTVKPEQHVVVASPTHRDSPLVESPTAYKTEPQLSVRSLARKGSVTRSVTGSDTSSRGTVSPSTGGKGSRRSPKYKNEDRKRAKKRAESRNAE
- a CDS encoding uncharacterized protein (COG:S~EggNog:ENOG503NX9Y), with translation MADKYILHVTAGPAYDEATHVEVPVNRPQPVRVAGAAADIELCVRIRDYEGLPRGSPASSPYFDAEPHAYNQDQYSIAFRFTPKRPEKAVGAVTTDGGDDGDVDGGKNARRRGGGLAAGEDSGESSSREGDDDDDGANQGQANGISGMDLQFGNDFDRPIRDRLPPGFNTAMSIVRWWIDPGLDGDAYADRPYLYGPALSSFNALHVGPGLYDKARGGLWFDEGGDEHDGGLEARRAAGAPDDAKARMKWALRDASKERWVFEYGRTYGFDFFNPYLDFRTLALRLPGFHLPIIKYWDGQGLRYVLRNKSTGEVYLVVVFTIYLKEDVAEDGTIRQGATERAVAGPNGGASSDDDEDAADGEAALREVRETLGKTHIEETRPDDVD